The genomic DNA tggggaggtctatcactactgtttacagctccagtcagacatggggaggtctatcactactgtttacagctccagtcagacatggggaggtctatcactactgtttacagctccagtcagacatggggaggtctatcactactgtttacagctccagtcagacatggggaggtctatcactactgtttacagctccagttagacatggggaggtctatcactactgtttacagctccagtcagacatggggaggtctatcactactgtttacagctccagtagacatggggaggtctatcactactgtttacagctccagtcagacatggggaggtctatcactactgtttacagctccagtcagacatggggaggtctatcactactgtttacagctccagtcagacatggggaggtctatcactactgtttacagctccagtcagacatggggaggtctatcactactgtttacagctccagttagacatggggaggtctatcactactgtttacagctccagtcagacatggggaggtctatcactactgtttacagctccagttagacatggggaggtctatcactactgtttacagctccagtcagacatggggaggtctatcactactgtttacagctccagtcagacatggggaggtctatcactactgtttacagctccagtcagacatggggaggtctatcactactgtttacagctccagtcagacatggggaggtctatcactactgtttacagctccagttagacatggggaggtctatcactactgtttacagctccagtcagacatggggaggtctatcactactgtttacagctcAAGTTAGACACGGggaggtctatcactactgtttacagctccagtcagacatggggaggtctatcactactgtttacagctccagtcagacatggggaggtctatcactactgtttacagctccagtcagacatggggaggtctatcactactgtttacagctccagtTAGACATGGAgaggtctatcactactgtttacagctccagtcagacatggggaggtctatcactactgtttacagctccagttagacatggggaggtctatcactactgtttacagctccagtcagacatggggaggtctatcactactgtttacagctccagtcagacatggggaggtctatcactactgtttacagctccagtTAGACATGGGGGGTAtatcactactgtttacagctccagttagacatggggaggtctatcactactgtttacagctccagtcagacatggggaggtctatcactactgtttacagctccagttagacatggggaggtctatcactactgtttacagctccagttagacatggggaggtctatcactactgtttacagctccagtcagacatggggaggtctatcactactgtttacagctccagttagacatggggaggtctatcactactgtttacagctccagttagacatggggaggtctatcactactgtttacagctccagttagacatggggaggtctatcactactgtttacagctccagttagacatggggaggtctatcactactgtttacagctccagttagacatggggaggtctatcactactgtttacagctccagttagacatggggaggtctatcactactgtttacagctccagtcagacatggggaggtctatcactactgtttacagctccagtcagacatggggaggtctatcactactgtttacagctccagtcagacatggggaggtctatcactactgtttacagctccagttagacatgtggaggtctatcactactgtttacagctccagttagacatggggaggtctatcactactgtttacagctccagtcagacatggggaggtctatcactactgtttacagctcAAGTTAGACACGGggaggtctatcactactgtttacagctccagtcagacatggggaggtctatcactactgtttacagctccagtcagacatggggaggtctatcactactgtttacagctccagtcagacatggggaggtctatcactactgtttacagctccagtTAGACATGGGGAGGTCTATCACTATGTTGGGGTCCACAAAGGGATGACACAGGGTAGCGGTTGGGGGGGAACTCGGGCACCTGGAAGGAGGAGGGGTATTGGAAAAGGAGGAGGACTGAGGATAGATTGGGCCTtgctcttcctgtttctctcgaCATACTttcttgtgtgtttgtgtctgtgtgtatgtgtgtgcgtgtgtgtgtgtgtgtgtgtgtgtgtgtgtgtgtgtgtgtgtgtgtgtgtgtgtgtgtgtgtgtgtgtgtgtgtgtgtgtgtgtgtgtgtgtgtgtgtgtgtgtgtgcgtgcgtttgtgtgtgtgtgcgtgtgcgtgcgtgtgtgcgtgcgtgtgtgtgtgtgtgcgtgcgtgtgcgtgcgtgtgcgtgtgtgtgtgtgtgtgtttgcagccTGTTGAAGAGCCCTTCTCTCCCCCTGGCACACCTGCAGCTAAGTGGAAGAGACTCAAGAGGCTCATCACTATTTGCTGAAAGATATGACAGGCCtgcaggttagagagagagctggagagtgaGACACAGCCATAGGGCTTGGGTCTGtttaaaacacacaaacacacacagtcacgcagtgtgtgtgttgacacgATTTGCAATTGCCAATTCACCATGGATATGTTCTCTGGCAGTTGTAGCTTTGTGTCGTGTTGAGTCAACACCCCAGGGCTTTTAGTCATCTTTCATAAGTCTTAAAATCTCTTCCTTAAGATTCCAAAAACAAAAGCAGGTAAAACAGGTCGTCCCAAATGTTCCTCAAGActggtacatactgtatgtgtgtgtttatgtgtgtgtgtgtggagaggatCTAGAGACTCCAGACAAGTACAGACACATCTGACTTTTCTATAAAAACCAAGCACCGTCTTTACATTCTCTTAAATATCTGTGTAAACTAATGTAGTTTATCACAACCACCCCAACAAGCCCTGTCTTTACATTCTCTTAAATATCTGTGTAAACTAATGTAGTTTATCCTAACCACCCCAACAAGCCCCACATTATCAAATATCTGTGTAAACTAATGGTTTAAAACAACAAGCCCCGTCTTTACATTCTCTTAAATATCTGTGTAAACTAATGTAGTTTATCACAACCACCCCAACAAGCCCCGTCTTTACATTCTCTGGATTTGTCTTAAATATCTGTGTAAACTCTGATAGTTTATCACAACCACCTCAACAAGCCCCGTAATTCTCTTAAATATCTGTGTAAACTAATGTAGTTTATCTGGGTACTAACAAGCCCCGTTTTACATTCTCTTAAATATCTGGGGGAAACAAGCCCCGTCTTTACATTCTCTTAAATATCTGTGTAAACTAATGAGTTTATCACAACCACCTCAACAAGCCCCGTCTTTACATTCTCTTAAATATCTGTAAACAATGAGTTTATCACAACCACCAGAACAAGCCCCGTCTTTACATTCTCTTAAATATCTGTGTAAACTAATGTATGTTTATCACAACCACCCCAACAAGCCCCAGACAGGACGTAGTAAAACATCTACTCTATTTAACTGTAGTAAAGAGCAGGAGCTTCTCCTCTGGATTTGTCTTTCCACTTCTGTAAGTGATCTGATATTAGAGACATAAACTGGGTACTACTAAGTTTGTCCTTGTTCTAAGACCTGGGGGAACAGTGCTGCTATTGTTAGAGCAGAACAGGACTGTGTGTCCCTGGAAGAGTACCAGAGTGTGACAAGAAGCACACCTACATGCCAGTATAGCACATGTTCCTCTACAGTAGCTGACATCCTAGACATTCCTTAccgtggtctctctctccctctctgtttctctctctctctctctctctctctctctctctctctctctctctctctctctctctctctctctctctctctctctctttctctctttctctctatctgtttatgtctctctctctctctatctatctatcatcatctctatctatttctctctattctttctctctctatctatctctctctctctctctctctccatctctctctctctgtctctgtttctctctgttctttctctgtctctctgtctctctctctcttgctgtctcacACATATACATTGTACATCAACTAGTGTACTTTTTTTCAAGTCTCAAAGCCTCACAAATCTTTCCAAACCATGTTGACTCTGCTTGGCCCTCCAGTACACCTAGAAGCCATCACTGTACGTTTCATGTTGTTCTCACCTACAGCATATGTAGGGAGACAGACCGTCTCTTAACAGCTAATAAAATTgacagattagagagagagaaaagagctgCAAGGTGGAGCTGtcagaacgagggagagagattaaagaaagagagagacattaaaGAAGGGGGgaaagaagtggagagagagagattaaaaggTGATCAGAAAAAGTGAGATTGTTGAGATACTGTTATACCGGTATACTGCTGGTACATGAAACAGAGGGAATTATGGAACACATTTCAGTGTTCCAAACGGTGGGCGGAGTTGAGTGTCATCATTCCAATGCCTCATGCTCTATTGTCCCTAAGACACTGTCATTGTCCCTAAGGCCTCTCCACTGTCTCAGAGGTAACATGTATTTACAGCCATAACCACAGCCTGCTGTTGTGAAATGTCTTCCTATAGCCTGCTGTTGTGcaatctatctatccatctatccatcaatacatctatccatctatccatctatccatctatctatctggcatccgtctgtccgtctgtctgttatGGTGACCATGTGTCTGGCTAGGGGTGTGTGGTCAAATATGTGTGAGTGAGTACATTTTGAGTAAGCATGTGTTTGTATGGAGTAGCCTTGTGTGGGCGagcatgtgtgtatatgtgcctATAAGTTTGTATGAAGAAGTATACGAgtgcatcactctctctctctctctctctctctctctctctctctctctctctctctctctctctctctctctctctctctctctctctctctctctctctctgtctctccctctctctgtatctttctgtcaattcaattcaatttaaagggctttattgtcatgggaaacatgggttaacattgccaaagcaagtgaggtagataatatacaaaagtgaaataaacaataaacattacacatacagacgtttcaaaacaataaagacaataAAGACATTCccaatgtcatattatatatatatatatatatatatatatggtgaaagtacacaagggaaaataaataagcataaatatggtttgtatttacaatggtgtttgttcttcactggttgcccttttctcgtggcaacaggtcacaaatcttgctgctgtgatggcacactgtggaatttcacccagtagatatgggagtttatcaaaattggatttgttttcaaattctttgttgatctgtgtaatctgagggaaatatgtgtctctaatatggtcatacatttggcaggaggttaggaagtgcagctcagtttccacctcattttgtgggcagtgagcacatagcctgtcttctcttgagagccatgtctgcctacggcggcctttctcaatagcaaagctatgctcactgagtctgtacatagtcaaagctttccttaagtttgggtcagtcacagtggtcaggtattctgccgctgtgtactctctgtgtgttaaggccaaatagcattctaatttgctctgttttttttgttaattctttccaatgtgtcaagcaattatcttttagttttttatgatttggttgggtctaattgtgctgttgtcctggggctctgtggggtgtgtttgtgtttgtgaacagaggatatttttgcagaattctgcaggcagaatctcaatttggtgtttgtcccattttgtgaagtcttggttggtgagcggaccatGTGTCTAGGAtgccctgtgtctgtctctctctctctctctctctctctctctctgtctctctgtctctctgtctctctgtctctctctgtctctctgtctgtctctgtctctctgtctttctctgtctctctctctgtctctctctgtctctctctgtccctctctctctctctctctctctctctctctctctgtctctctgtctctctctctctctctctctctctctctctctctctctctctctctctctctctctctctctctctctgtctgtctctgtctctctctcaattcaattaaattaaattcaagggctttattggcatgggaaacatgtgttaacattgccaaagcaagtgaggtagacaacatacaaagtgaatatataaagtgaaaaacaacaaaaattaacagtaaacattacacatatagaagtttcaaaacagtaaagacattacaaatgtcatattatatatataaatatatatatatatatatacaatgtacaaatagttaaaggacacaagataaaataaataagcataaatatgggttgtatttacaatggtgtttgttcttcactggttgcccttttctcgtggaaacaggtcacaaatcttgctgctgtgatggaacactgtggtatttcacccagtagatatgggagtttttcaaaattggatttgttttcgaattctttgtggatctgtgtaatctgggggaaatatgtctctctaatatggtcatacattgggcaggaggttaggaagtgcagctcagtttccacctcattttgttggcagtgagcacatagcctgtcttctcttgagagccatgtctgcctacggcggcctttctcaatagcaaggctatgctcactgagtctgtacatagtcaaagctttccttaatttggggttagtcacagtggtcaggtattctgccgctgtgtactctctgtgtagggccaaatagcattctagtttgctctgtttttttgttaattctttccaatgtgttaagtaattatctttttgttttctcatgaaattggttgggtctaattgtgctgttgtcctggggctctgtagggtgtgtttgtgtttgtgaccagagccccaggaccagcttgcttaggggactcttctccaggttcatctctctgtaggtgatggctttgttatggaaggtttgagaatcgtttccttttaggtggttgtagaatttaatggctcttttctggattttgataattagtgggtatcggcctaattctgctctgcaggcattatttggtgttttacgttgtacacggaggatatttttgcagaattctgcgtgcagagtctcaatttggtgtttgtcccattttgtgaagtcttggttggtgagcggaccccagacctcacaaccataaagggcaatgggctctatgactgattcaagtatttttagccaaatcctaattggtatgttgaaatttatgtttcttttgatggcatagaatgcccttcttgccttgtctctcagatcgttcacagctttgtggaagttacctgtggcgctgatgtttaggccaaggtatgtatagttttttgtgtgctctagggcaacagtgtgtagatggaatttgtatatgttgtcctggtgactggaccttttttggaacaccattattttggtcttactgagatttactgtcagggcccaggtctgacagaatctgtgcagaagatctaggtgctgttgtaggccctccttggttggtgacagaagcaccagatcatcagcaaacagcagacatttgacttcggattctagcagggggaggccgggtgctgcagacttttctagtgcccgcgccaattcgttgatatatatgttgaagagggtggggcttaagctgcatccctgtctaaccccacgaccctgtgtgaagaaatgtgtgtgttttttgccaattttaaccgcacacttgttgtttgtgtacatggattttataatgtcatatgttttaccccgaacaccactttccatcagtttgtatagcagaccctcatgccagattgagtcgaaggcttttttgaaatcaacaaagcatgagaagactttgcctttgttttgttttgtttggttgtcaattagggtgtgcagggtgaatggtcagacatggtctgttgtacggtaatttggtaaaaagccaatttgacatttgctcagtacattgttttcattgagaaaatgtacgagtctgctgttaataataatgcagaggattttcccaaggttactgttgacacatattccacggtagttattggggtcaaatttgtctccacttttgtggattggggtgatcagtccttggttccaaatattggggaagatgccagagctaagtatgatgttaaagagttttagtatagccaattggaatttgttgtctgtatatttgatcatttcattgaggataccatcgacaccacaggcctttttgggttggagggtttttattttgtcctgtaactcattcaatgtaattggagaatctcTCTCTGGTCTAGAGTGAGCCGCAGCTCTGATATGTTTAATTAGGAAACCAGCCCAGTGGTCCTGACTGTCAGCTGTTATTAATGCAGGTGACATAGAGAAGGTGCTGGCAGCTGTTATTAATGCAGGTGACATAGAGAAGGTGCTGGCAGCTGTTATTAATGCAGGTGACATAGAGAAGGTGCTGGCAGCTGTTATTAGTGCAGGTGACATAGAGAAGGTGTTGGCAGCTGTTATTAATACAGGTGACATAGAGAAGGTGCTGGCAGCTGTTATTAATACAGGTGACATAGAGAAGGTGCTGTCAGCTGTTATTAATACAGGTGACATAGAGAAGGTGCTGGCAGCTGTTATTAATACAGGTGACATAGAGAAGGTGCTGTCAGCTGTTATTAATACAGGTGACATAGAGAAGGTGCTGGCAGCTGTTATTAATGCAGGTGACATAGAGAAGGTGCTGGCAGCTGTTATTAATACAGGTGACATAGAGAAGGTGCTGGCAGCTGTTATTAATGCAGGTGACATAGAGAAGGTGCTGGCAGCTGTTATTAATACAGGTGACATAGAGAAGGTGTTGGCAGCTGTTATTAATACAGGTGACATAGAGAAGGTGTTGGCAGCTGTTATTAATACAGGTGACATAGAGAAGGTGCTGGCAGCTGTTATTAATACAGGTGACATAGAGAAGGTGTTGGCAGCTGTTATTAATACAGGTGACATAGAGAAGGTGCTGGCAGCTGTTATTAATACAGGTGACATAGAGAAGGTGCTGTCAGCTGTTATTAATGCAGGTGACATAGAGAAGGTGTTGGCAGCTGTTATTAATACAGGTGACATAGAGAAGGTGCTGGCAGCTGTTATTAATGCAGATGACACAGAGAAGGTGTTGGCAGCTGTTATTAATACAGGTGACATAGAGAAGGTGCTGGCAGCTGTTATTAATGCAGGTGACATAGAGAAGGTGCTGGCAGCTGTTATTAATACAGGTGACATAGAGAAGGTGTTGGCAGCTGTTATTAATACAGGTGACATAGAGAAGGTGTTGGCAGCTGTTATTAATACAGGTGACATAGAGAAGGTGCTGGCAGCTGTTATTAATACAGGTGACATAGAGAAGGTGTTGGCAGCTGTTATTAATACAGGTGACATAGAGAAGGTGCTGGCAGCTGTTATTAATACAGGTGACATAGAGAAGGTGCTGTCAGCTGTTATTAATGCAGGTGACATAGAGAAGGTGTTGGCAGCTGTTATTAATACAGGTGACATAGAGAAGGTGCTGGCAGCTGTTATTAATGCAG from Oncorhynchus keta strain PuntledgeMale-10-30-2019 chromosome 10, Oket_V2, whole genome shotgun sequence includes the following:
- the LOC127931934 gene encoding uncharacterized protein LOC127931934 — protein: MPPPHLSDSEGHRHIQGDIEKVLAAVINAGDIEKVLAAVINAGDIEKVLAAVISAGDIEKVLAAVINTGDIEKVLAAVINTGDIEKVLSAVINTGDIEKVLAAVINTGDIEKVLSAVINTGDIEKVLAAVINAGDIEKVLAAVINTGDIEKVLAAVINAGDIEKVLAAVINTGDIEKVLAAVINTGDIEKVLAAVINTGDIEKVLAAVINTGDIEKVLAAVINTGDIEKVLAAVINTGDIEKVLSAVINAGDIEKVLAAVINAGDIEKVLAAVINTGDIEKVLAAVINTGDIEKVLAAVINTGDIEKVLAAVINTGDIEKVLAAVINTGDIEKVLAAVINTGDIEKVLSAVINAGDIEKVLAAVINTGDIEKVLAAVINAGDIEKVLAAVINTGDIEKVLAAVINTGDIEKVLAAVINTGDIEKVLAAVINAGDIEKVLAAVLMSGDTQRRCCSV